A window of the Paenibacillus woosongensis genome harbors these coding sequences:
- a CDS encoding HD-GYP domain-containing protein, which translates to MKTHVMELKAGDRLREDTFNGAGLHILPKGTVIQTEEIALLIRQSIDYVDIDPRDGGSEEAYSSNVADSIGFSQELRKNFDKTIQAFQAIFLEALTTGKFNQSMVDEQLLPTLEALDDRKNITTLLYMLSNDDVNIYNHSLQVGLLSYYIATWLGYSREECHEISKAGYLHDIGKSRVRQSIKNKTELHGEELEEMRRHTHYGYEIIRESIKDNKTIALAALQHHEYEDGSGYPMGIGRTEIHPYSQIVAVANAYVEMTTSPRRQPHDSLITVLRKVYELGFGKLNERAVQALTQNLLPNFIGKRVQLSNGENATIVYNNPTDIFKPLVKVDDFFRDLARERDIEIVEIFFE; encoded by the coding sequence ATGAAAACTCATGTTATGGAGCTTAAGGCCGGAGACAGATTAAGGGAAGACACTTTTAATGGCGCTGGGCTTCACATATTGCCTAAAGGTACGGTTATCCAAACCGAGGAAATTGCCTTATTAATTCGCCAGAGCATCGATTATGTCGACATCGACCCGCGTGACGGGGGGAGCGAAGAGGCTTACTCTTCAAATGTCGCAGACAGTATAGGATTCAGCCAAGAATTGCGAAAAAACTTCGATAAGACGATTCAAGCTTTTCAGGCCATTTTCCTTGAAGCGTTAACGACAGGTAAATTCAATCAATCCATGGTTGACGAACAGCTGCTGCCGACTTTGGAGGCGCTGGATGACCGCAAAAATATTACAACTCTGCTGTACATGCTCAGCAATGACGACGTGAACATTTATAATCATTCCCTGCAGGTTGGACTGCTGTCTTATTACATAGCTACCTGGCTCGGATACTCCAGAGAAGAGTGCCATGAGATCAGTAAAGCAGGATATTTGCATGATATCGGCAAAAGCCGTGTGCGCCAATCTATAAAAAACAAAACCGAGTTGCATGGCGAAGAACTGGAGGAAATGAGGCGCCATACCCACTATGGCTACGAAATTATCCGGGAATCGATCAAGGACAATAAGACGATCGCACTTGCTGCTCTCCAGCATCACGAATATGAAGACGGCTCTGGATACCCAATGGGAATCGGAAGAACTGAAATACATCCATATTCGCAAATTGTAGCCGTTGCCAACGCATATGTCGAAATGACGACTTCGCCTAGGCGGCAACCGCATGATAGTTTAATCACCGTTCTGCGGAAAGTGTATGAGCTTGGATTCGGAAAACTAAACGAAAGGGCAGTCCAAGCCTTGACTCAAAACCTTCTGCCAAACTTTATTGGCAAGCGGGTGCAATTAAGCAATGGGGAAAATGCAACGATCGTGTACAATAACCCTACCGATATTTTTAAACCTCTCGTTAAGGTGGATGATTTCTTCAGAGACTTGGCACGGGAGAGAGATATTGAGATCGTCGAAATATTTTTTGAATAA
- a CDS encoding peptidoglycan D,D-transpeptidase FtsI family protein, producing MTLLRKRRIFYILIGFMLMLCIYAVRMVWIQIASANKAISASGMTMNELAVRQREEGIELDPGRGQFLDRYGEPLTGKTVWVPVLFPLKHLPDTSQIHDVADLLGVTAAELEGKWSRLQYPYIWKSSEGQAPLVLAEHEAERWSQVSGFRILPYMQRYLEDKSGKQWLGYVSQRPDYIRSLYGQTNSRALPLSLQVGASGLERTFDQFLRGVGPTRAAYTVDGQKRPISGLGMRLTTANDRYYPLSVRTTVDRTIQQHLEDLTEQMGIREGAIVVLDAVQGDVVAMVSRPFFNPRQIDLEQGSWSNHAVKAAVPGSIFKTVVVAAALEEGVASPGEKFHCTGHYGKYGLSCWKEGGHGMITLKEAFAQSCNVVFAELGERLTADSIERTADKLGLGRMVGWQSPSFYGGLALRQIDQEEAGAVFAKGASPDGGARAQTALGQRDVLVSPLQAANLVVTLLHDGKVAAPRLAQDIYFKNGVRMLELPPQSAPSNYGAISPATARILRGWMKEVVSHGTGQALQNAQWHLAGKSGTSQTVSAGRPANHQWFIGYGPVEQPRYAVAVLVENRSPGAPHQATELFRRVMDLLAARIHEI from the coding sequence ATGACATTACTTCGTAAAAGACGCATATTTTATATTCTAATAGGTTTTATGCTGATGCTTTGCATATATGCAGTTCGCATGGTCTGGATTCAGATCGCTTCGGCCAATAAGGCCATTAGCGCGTCTGGGATGACGATGAATGAATTGGCTGTGCGCCAGCGGGAAGAAGGAATAGAATTGGATCCAGGAAGAGGACAATTCTTGGATCGGTATGGCGAACCACTGACAGGGAAGACGGTTTGGGTTCCCGTTTTATTTCCGCTCAAACACTTGCCAGATACCAGCCAAATACATGATGTGGCTGACTTGCTTGGGGTTACGGCGGCTGAATTGGAAGGGAAATGGAGCAGGCTTCAATATCCGTACATATGGAAAAGCTCGGAAGGGCAAGCACCGCTCGTGCTGGCTGAGCATGAGGCGGAGCGATGGAGCCAGGTTAGCGGATTCAGGATTCTCCCTTACATGCAGCGCTATTTGGAAGATAAATCGGGAAAACAATGGCTCGGATATGTTTCGCAGCGACCGGATTATATCCGCAGTCTCTATGGGCAAACGAATAGCCGAGCACTTCCTTTATCGCTGCAGGTTGGAGCGTCGGGACTGGAACGCACCTTTGACCAGTTTCTGCGCGGCGTCGGACCTACCCGGGCCGCCTATACCGTAGATGGACAGAAAAGACCGATATCCGGTCTGGGAATGCGTTTAACAACGGCTAATGACCGTTATTATCCGCTGTCTGTCCGAACGACCGTGGATCGGACGATTCAGCAGCATTTAGAAGATTTGACCGAGCAGATGGGAATCCGTGAAGGAGCCATCGTTGTCCTGGATGCGGTGCAGGGAGATGTCGTGGCTATGGTATCGCGTCCTTTTTTTAATCCCCGGCAAATCGATTTGGAGCAGGGCAGTTGGAGCAACCATGCGGTGAAGGCTGCGGTACCGGGTTCGATCTTTAAGACGGTCGTCGTTGCTGCGGCGTTGGAGGAGGGGGTAGCTTCTCCGGGAGAAAAGTTTCATTGTACGGGACATTACGGTAAATACGGTCTTTCTTGCTGGAAGGAAGGAGGGCATGGCATGATTACGCTCAAGGAAGCTTTTGCCCAATCTTGCAATGTCGTGTTTGCCGAGTTAGGCGAGAGATTAACGGCGGACAGCATCGAACGTACCGCGGACAAATTGGGGCTCGGACGCATGGTCGGTTGGCAGAGCCCTTCTTTTTACGGAGGTCTGGCATTAAGGCAGATCGATCAAGAGGAGGCTGGAGCGGTGTTCGCCAAAGGGGCTAGTCCTGATGGGGGAGCGAGGGCACAAACGGCTTTAGGTCAACGCGATGTGCTGGTGTCCCCTTTGCAGGCTGCCAACCTGGTGGTAACCTTGCTCCATGATGGGAAAGTCGCGGCGCCGCGGCTAGCCCAGGATATTTATTTTAAAAATGGCGTCCGAATGCTTGAACTTCCTCCCCAGTCCGCTCCATCCAATTACGGGGCTATTTCCCCGGCTACGGCAAGAATACTGCGCGGCTGGATGAAGGAAGTCGTAAGTCATGGGACAGGGCAAGCCTTGCAGAATGCCCAGTGGCATCTGGCCGGCAAGTCAGGAACTTCGCAGACTGTCTCGGCCGGGAGGCCGGCCAATCATCAGTGGTTTATCGGATACGGGCCTGTGGAGCAGCCCCGTTACGCGGTGGCTGTTCTTGTGGAGAATCGGAGCCCAGGCGCGCCACATCAAGCTACCGAACTGTTCCGTAGAGTGATGGATCTACTGG
- a CDS encoding Bax inhibitor-1/YccA family protein codes for MIGRSGNPTLNDKTFDQIGYHSGQDAMTIEGTVNKVFITLAVLLGGAFASWSMYFNGQNVIPYAIGGAIGGLILALIISFKPTTAPFLVPIYGVLEGLFLGAISAIFENVQRGITLQAALLTMGVFVALLLAYKSRLIKATENFKLGVFAATGGIALVYLLSFVLGFFGISIPYLHESNWIGIGISVVIVIVAALNLVLDFDFIENGANQGAPKYMEWYGAFGLMVTLVWLYIEIVRLLAKLASRD; via the coding sequence TTGATAGGTCGCAGCGGTAATCCGACATTGAATGACAAAACATTCGATCAAATCGGATATCATTCCGGACAGGATGCAATGACGATTGAAGGTACGGTCAACAAAGTATTTATTACACTTGCGGTACTCTTAGGTGGCGCATTTGCATCCTGGTCCATGTATTTCAACGGGCAGAACGTAATTCCTTACGCCATCGGCGGGGCGATAGGGGGCCTCATTCTGGCTCTTATCATTAGCTTCAAGCCGACGACAGCTCCGTTTCTCGTACCGATTTATGGGGTTCTCGAAGGGTTGTTTCTAGGCGCGATTTCTGCGATTTTCGAAAATGTGCAGCGCGGGATCACGTTGCAGGCCGCACTGCTGACGATGGGCGTTTTTGTCGCTTTGCTGCTCGCTTACAAATCAAGGCTGATTAAAGCGACGGAGAACTTCAAGCTGGGCGTGTTCGCGGCTACAGGCGGCATTGCGCTTGTATATTTGCTGAGCTTTGTCCTAGGGTTCTTTGGAATATCGATTCCTTATCTGCATGAGAGCAATTGGATCGGAATCGGAATATCCGTCGTGATCGTTATCGTGGCCGCTCTGAATCTCGTACTTGATTTCGATTTCATCGAGAATGGCGCTAACCAAGGCGCTCCAAAATATATGGAATGGTACGGTGCGTTCGGATTAATGGTTACCTTAGTATGGCTTTATATCGAGATCGTTCGCCTGTTGGCAAAACTGGCGAGCCGGGATTAA